One genomic region from Edaphobacter dinghuensis encodes:
- a CDS encoding TolC family protein, protein MSTFLFACAATAVFAASILQAQDAPQPALRLDIPHSDNPFNAYHATLAPSPNLANSARLDTLIHNGVLDLSLKDAIELALENNLDLAIARYNIPIAEADILRTRAGGSFRGVNTGVVQNTPGGGVGGFGSGSNGAGAGGTSGGAGGAGSGASGLVQSTLGAGTNVSSYDPMLTGSLNNEHYTQPLSNTSIYGIQTLQENTTNGNIGYSQAFPTGTTLSAIFDNSRGATNSPNSFLNPTLNSYYHVALQQQLLAGFGFGPNLRYLRIAKNNQKISDAAFKLQVVTTITQIENMYWDLVAAYEDEQVKTQSLEFAQRTLDIGRKQLVLQAIPAMEVMKDEGEVANCEQDLTIAKSTLQFQELLIKNALTKNLDDPVLEAMPVHPTDSSAIQPDTTTGSTEDSTALALRDRIELKESDIDLQNRNISRDAARNALLPTVSLMAYYGGTGLAGPPNPASNITSTAETSWGGAVQHAFNNTAPDYYVGVSVNIPIRNRVAKSDQYRAELEMGQAQLRLQQLRKQIRIEVRNAQYALEQSKARVEFATKARDLAKKTFDITAKEQELGAGSSYQTLTARHDLAEAQSTLVAAMTAYQKSKIELGRSIGSTLEDNQISIESARTGVVPGEQ, encoded by the coding sequence ATGTCTACCTTCTTGTTCGCATGTGCAGCGACAGCGGTATTTGCGGCTTCCATATTGCAGGCGCAGGATGCTCCTCAACCCGCTCTACGATTGGATATACCTCACTCCGATAATCCGTTTAATGCGTATCATGCGACGTTAGCGCCATCACCGAATCTGGCAAACTCGGCAAGGCTCGATACCCTCATTCATAATGGCGTGCTGGATTTAAGTTTGAAGGACGCAATTGAGCTGGCTCTCGAGAATAACCTCGATCTTGCGATTGCAAGATATAACATTCCGATTGCTGAGGCAGATATTCTGCGAACACGGGCTGGAGGATCATTCCGCGGGGTAAACACAGGTGTTGTTCAAAACACGCCGGGTGGCGGAGTTGGCGGCTTCGGATCTGGATCGAATGGCGCTGGCGCGGGCGGAACGTCGGGCGGAGCAGGCGGTGCAGGTTCGGGCGCATCCGGACTGGTTCAATCGACACTTGGTGCTGGAACGAACGTCTCGTCATACGACCCGATGCTCACAGGATCGTTGAACAATGAGCACTACACCCAGCCATTATCCAATACCTCCATCTATGGCATCCAGACTCTGCAAGAGAACACGACCAACGGCAACATCGGGTACTCCCAGGCATTTCCAACGGGCACAACGTTGTCTGCGATCTTCGACAATAGTCGGGGTGCGACAAATAGTCCGAATAGTTTTCTGAATCCTACTCTGAATTCGTACTACCACGTTGCGCTACAACAACAGTTGCTGGCAGGATTCGGCTTTGGGCCGAATCTTCGATATCTGCGGATTGCGAAAAACAACCAGAAGATTTCTGATGCAGCCTTCAAATTGCAGGTGGTGACAACGATCACGCAGATCGAAAATATGTATTGGGATCTTGTTGCCGCGTATGAAGATGAACAGGTAAAGACACAGTCATTGGAGTTCGCGCAGCGGACACTGGACATTGGCCGCAAGCAGCTCGTGCTCCAGGCAATTCCTGCAATGGAAGTAATGAAGGACGAGGGCGAAGTTGCCAACTGCGAGCAGGATCTTACGATTGCGAAATCAACGCTCCAATTTCAAGAACTGCTAATCAAAAATGCACTAACGAAAAATTTGGATGACCCGGTTCTGGAAGCGATGCCTGTGCATCCTACTGACTCGAGTGCGATACAGCCTGATACGACAACCGGATCGACAGAAGATAGCACCGCGCTGGCTCTTCGTGACCGCATCGAATTGAAAGAGTCAGACATTGATCTTCAAAATCGAAACATAAGTCGAGATGCGGCTCGAAACGCTCTGCTGCCAACGGTCTCACTGATGGCGTACTACGGTGGCACCGGCCTGGCCGGTCCTCCTAATCCAGCATCCAATATTACTTCCACAGCCGAGACAAGCTGGGGTGGCGCAGTGCAGCACGCATTCAACAACACGGCTCCCGACTACTATGTGGGCGTATCGGTAAATATTCCGATACGCAATCGCGTGGCGAAATCGGATCAGTACCGCGCAGAGCTTGAGATGGGGCAGGCTCAACTTCGACTACAGCAGTTGAGAAAACAGATCCGCATCGAGGTGCGTAATGCACAGTACGCGCTGGAGCAGAGCAAGGCGCGTGTTGAATTTGCTACGAAGGCGCGCGACCTTGCGAAGAAAACCTTCGACATTACAGCGAAGGAGCAAGAGCTTGGCGCGGGATCGAGCTATCAGACACTAACTGCCCGGCACGATCTGGCCGAAGCGCAGTCCACGCTGGTGGCAGCGATGACGGCATATCAGAAGTCCAAGATTGAATTAGGGCGTTCTATAGGTTCGACGTTGGAGGATAACCAGATTTCGATAGAATCAGCGAGGACGGGCGTAGTCCCGGGCGAGCAGTAA
- a CDS encoding sigma-54-dependent transcriptional regulator, protein MVSESRASDVQSGNETACRLLIADDQPHILEALRLLLKPEGYQLEMVRTPALALEALAHESFDGVLIDLNYTRDTTSGLEGLDLVTRVKELDAQLPVIVMTAWGNIDLAVEAMRRGAGDFIQKPWENARLLNILRTQMELHRSQKRTQWLEAENRILRAHGVPDFIASAATMRPVVEMMARIGPSDANVLVTGEHGTGKEVVAQMLHRLSSRADRTLVAVNTGALPEGTFESELFGHVKGAFTDARADRIGRFELASGGTLFLDEIANIPVRQQAKLLRVLETGEMERVGSSKTQTVNVRMISATNADLRAECAAGRFREDLLFRLNTVEISLPPLRERREDIPALAGYFLTRYAARYRRAIVGLEPTALQMMMRYSWPGNVRELDHTIERAVLMARGDRIEAPDLGLQAQPVSAQSLDDMSLETVEAILIRKALARFDGNVSHAADALGLSRGALYRRIEKYGL, encoded by the coding sequence ATGGTGTCGGAATCTAGAGCGAGCGATGTGCAATCAGGAAACGAGACAGCGTGCAGACTGCTCATTGCTGATGATCAGCCCCACATCCTCGAGGCACTGCGCCTGCTGCTCAAACCGGAGGGCTATCAGCTTGAGATGGTGCGTACACCAGCGCTTGCTCTTGAAGCATTAGCGCATGAAAGTTTCGATGGCGTTCTTATCGATCTGAACTACACGCGCGATACCACTTCCGGGCTTGAAGGGCTTGATCTGGTGACGCGTGTGAAGGAGCTGGATGCGCAGTTGCCGGTAATTGTGATGACGGCATGGGGAAACATCGATCTCGCTGTGGAGGCTATGCGCCGAGGCGCCGGAGACTTTATTCAGAAGCCGTGGGAGAATGCTCGCCTGCTCAACATCCTGCGAACGCAGATGGAGTTGCATCGCAGCCAGAAGCGAACGCAATGGCTCGAAGCGGAAAATCGCATCCTTCGTGCCCATGGTGTTCCGGACTTCATCGCATCGGCTGCAACGATGCGTCCCGTAGTCGAGATGATGGCTCGAATAGGACCCTCCGATGCGAACGTATTGGTGACAGGGGAGCATGGCACAGGCAAAGAGGTGGTTGCTCAAATGCTCCATCGATTGTCATCGCGTGCAGATCGCACGCTGGTAGCGGTCAATACAGGCGCGCTGCCGGAAGGAACCTTTGAGAGTGAGTTATTCGGCCATGTGAAAGGTGCCTTTACCGATGCACGCGCAGACCGGATTGGACGTTTTGAGCTGGCGAGCGGAGGAACACTCTTTCTCGACGAGATTGCGAACATTCCGGTGCGCCAGCAGGCTAAACTTCTGCGTGTGCTTGAGACCGGTGAAATGGAGCGAGTCGGATCTTCAAAGACGCAAACGGTAAATGTGCGCATGATCTCTGCAACCAACGCCGATCTGCGAGCAGAGTGTGCCGCGGGACGTTTTAGGGAAGACCTGCTTTTTCGTTTGAACACGGTCGAGATTAGCTTGCCGCCGTTGCGAGAGCGGCGCGAAGATATTCCAGCCCTGGCAGGATATTTTCTGACTCGATATGCGGCGCGCTATCGAAGGGCAATCGTAGGGCTGGAGCCGACGGCCTTGCAGATGATGATGCGTTACAGCTGGCCGGGCAATGTGCGGGAGTTGGACCATACCATCGAGCGCGCTGTTCTTATGGCCAGAGGTGACCGCATTGAAGCGCCAGATCTTGGATTGCAGGCGCAACCGGTTTCTGCGCAGAGTCTCGATGATATGAGCCTTGAAACGGTAGAGGCAATCCTGATTCGCAAAGCGTTGGCGCGCTTCGATGGCAATGTTAGCCACGCTGCCGATGCACTGGGCCTCAGCAGGGGAGCGCTCTATCGGCGCATAGAGAAATATGGTCTCTGA
- a CDS encoding sensor histidine kinase, whose product MVAALREDDYSFRARGGRRNDALGDLALEINALAAMLQSQRASSLEAMALVERVMSSMQSPMLAFDPEGRLKLLNTAGERAFGLSVSTALNRSAEVLKLTHLLKASDDDLLSLDGAQPTARWVVKRSSFRLRGVPHTLLVLSDVSAALHEEERTAWKRLIRVLGHEINNSLTPIKSIAGSLRGRFTSLQTSNIDRSDFASGLEVIENRAESLNRFLQAYRQLMGLPAPKLAPVSVTMMVECVARLETRINVAVMSVSDVELKVDADQIQQALINLTRNAVEAALSVDGMADEEPRVEIAWENSESEIVISVLDNGAGLMNAENLFVPFYTTKPCGTGIGLVLAQQIAQAHKGTVHLANRNDGQSGCRAELRLPHRS is encoded by the coding sequence GTGGTAGCAGCTCTGCGCGAGGACGATTATTCCTTTCGCGCTCGTGGCGGGCGCCGAAACGATGCTCTCGGTGATCTGGCATTGGAGATCAATGCGTTAGCAGCGATGTTGCAGAGTCAGCGGGCAAGTTCTCTCGAGGCTATGGCTCTTGTGGAGCGGGTGATGAGTTCTATGCAGTCGCCCATGCTTGCCTTTGATCCCGAAGGCAGATTGAAGTTATTGAATACAGCAGGTGAGCGTGCATTTGGCTTGAGCGTCTCTACGGCGCTGAATCGCTCTGCAGAGGTGCTCAAGCTAACGCATCTTTTGAAGGCAAGCGACGACGATCTGCTCTCTCTTGATGGAGCGCAGCCGACGGCGCGTTGGGTCGTCAAGCGATCGAGCTTTCGCCTGCGCGGAGTGCCTCATACGCTGCTTGTGCTCTCTGATGTCAGTGCAGCGCTGCATGAAGAGGAGCGCACCGCCTGGAAAAGGCTGATCCGGGTACTTGGTCATGAGATAAACAATTCGCTCACGCCAATCAAATCGATTGCTGGCAGTCTACGCGGAAGGTTCACTTCTTTGCAGACGAGCAATATAGACCGCAGCGATTTTGCGAGTGGCCTTGAGGTGATTGAGAACCGCGCCGAATCACTGAACCGCTTTCTGCAAGCCTATCGGCAGCTCATGGGGCTCCCTGCTCCGAAGCTGGCCCCGGTATCGGTGACGATGATGGTGGAGTGCGTGGCGCGGTTGGAGACACGGATTAATGTTGCCGTAATGAGCGTGTCCGATGTGGAGCTGAAGGTGGATGCAGACCAGATTCAGCAAGCTCTTATCAATTTGACGCGAAATGCTGTAGAGGCGGCGTTGAGTGTTGATGGAATGGCCGACGAAGAACCCAGAGTAGAGATCGCGTGGGAAAACAGCGAGAGTGAAATCGTCATCTCCGTTCTGGACAATGGTGCGGGGTTGATGAATGCGGAAAATCTCTTCGTCCCGTTTTATACAACCAAGCCCTGCGGTACTGGTATTGGATTAGTGCTCGCCCAGCAGATTGCGCAAGCCCATAAGGGCACCGTGCATCTTGCCAATCGTAACGATGGACAAAGCGGCTGCAGGGCAGAGCTAAGACTGCCGCATCGGTCATAA